In bacterium, the sequence GCAAAGACAAAATGGACTAAAAATGTAACAGCTACACTTCGATTAAATTGTATTTACGAAAACCCAATCCCAGTTTTTCCGCGTAATCAAGCTGAATATTCCAGTCAATATGAGGGTAAATACCTTTGAATTTGTCCTCGCCGGGCAATATGTTGTTTGTAAGCCGTGTATTTGCCAATCCCTGGGTTTTGTTCACTAAATCAACGCTTGCCTGGTCAATCGCGACAGGGTCAAGAGAGGCGAGTATTCCTATATTTGGAACAATAGGGCTGTCTGAAAACGGGTAGCAGTCGCATTGCGGAGAAACATCCAGTATAAAATTAAAAAAAGCCGATTTATGCTTTTTATTATAAAGTACCGCGTACGCGTATTCAACTATTTTTTCCTGGAATACGGAAGTATCCGGGTTCCAGTTTATCTGTATGGCTTTGCTTTGGCATATTGCGAGGCATTCTCCGCATCCTATACATTTCGACTGGTCAATTTGCGCGTTGGTTTGAGTTAAAGTAATCGCATTTCCCGGGCACCATGAAACACATCTTTTACACAAAGTGCATTTATCTTTTTTAACTTTTGGCCGGACATCGGAATGCATGGCAAGTTTCCCGCCCTTGCTGCCGGAGCCCATTCCGATATTTTTTAAAGCCCCGCCGAAACCTGAGAGCTCGTGCGCCTTGAAATGGCTTAACGCAATAATACAGTCAGCCTGTGCGATTTCCTTTCCGATCAGGGCTTTCTTAAAATGTTTTTGGTTTATTGTCACTTCTTCATAGGAGGCGCCTTTAAGGCCGTCCGCGATTATTGAAGGGACACCCACGGTTGAGTATGTGAAACCGTTGGCAATCGAGGTTTCCAGATGGTTTACCGCGTCGGACCGGGATGCCAGATATAAGATATTTGAGTCGGTTAAAAAAGGGTATGAATCATCTTTTTTTAGTAATTCGGCGATTTTTCTCACAAATATCGACCTTATAAAAGACGAATTTCCTTTTTCCCCGAAATGGATTTTTACAGCGGCGAAATCTTTTGGCGAAACACAGTTTGACACCCGGCAGGATTTATACAGCCGTTCTATTTTTTTAAATAGATTATCCTCTGCTTTTAATTTTAAAGAGGCAAAATATACGGGGGAATTCATTATTATTTTTTTCTTGGGAAAATCTTTTCCCAATCTATTAGAATCGGCGCGGCTATATAAACTGTTGAATATGTGCCTGAAATGAATCCAATAACAAGCGCAAAAGCAAAATCATGTATCACAGGCCCCCCAAAAAGAAATAAAACAACAACACTGAAAATTGCGGTCAAAGTAGTTAATATCGTCCTGGAAAGGGTCTCATTTATACTTCTGTTAACCAGGGAAGGATAATTATCCTTTGGATATAAACGTATATCTTCCCTTATACGGTCAAATATTACGATAGTATCATTTACTGAAAAACCGATTAACGTCAATATCGCGGCCAAAACGGTTAAATTAAATTCTTTATTCAAAAATGAAAAAAAGGAGAGAGTGATTAAGACGTCATGTATCAGGGCCAGAACAGCCGCAAGGCCGTATTTGAATTCAAAACGGAAACTTAAATAAATTATTATTCCAAGCCATGAAAAGATCGTTGCCAAAACAGCCTTGGATTTTAAGTCCTTGCCTACTAAAGGGCCGACATATTCGACACGCTCAAAGCGGATTTTATTTTTGCCGAATTTATTTTCAAAAGCCTCTGTTATTTGTTTATTTACTTTTTCATATACTGTGCCTTCCGCGTTTTCCGCCACTTTTTCCTTATTTATACGAATGATTATGCTGTTCCTGTTCAAAACCTGTTGTATGGTGCTTTCTTCAAGGTTGATTGTTTTAAGGACCGACCGGACTTCTGCGACATCAGGATTATTTTCAAAAGCAATCTCCATAAGGACGCCTCCCCTGAAATCCACGCCCAAATTCAGCCCGCCTTTTATAATCATGGAAATTATTCCCGCTGTTATAATAACAAGTGAAATTGTTATTGCTGTATACCTGTATTTGACAAAATCAAAATTTATATTACGGAATAAATTCATGGACACTCCAACTTAAATGCTTATTTTCTGGGTCCTGCTCGCATTGGACTCCTGCAAAATTTTAGAAAGCACAACGGCCGTAAACATGCTTGATAAAAGGCCGATTGTTAAAGTCACGGCAAAACCTTTTACGCTTCCGGTCCCAAACCAGAATAAAAATACAGCGGAAATAATTGTCGTAAGATTAGCATCAAAAATAGTAATAAACGCTTTTTTATAGCCATTTTCAATTGAAGACCGGACGCTTTTTCCCTGTGCTATTTCTTCGCGAATACGTTCAAACACCAGGATATTAGCGTCAACCGCCATTCCAAAGGTCAGGATTAAACCTGCAATACCCGGCAAAGTTAATGTTGCGTTAAAAAGCGACATTATGGCAATTGTTATTATCATATTGATTAATAAAGCAAAATTGGCAATCACCCCTGAAAACTTATAATAAAAAAGCATGAATATCCAGATAGTCAATAGGGAAACAATGCCGCATAGTATGCCGCTTTTAATTGAATCACTGCCGAGGCTCGGCCCGATAGTCTGCTCCTGGCCTATTATAACAGGGCAGGGTAAAGCGCCTGCGCGAAGGACAATGGATAGATCCGCAGCTTCTTCCATGGTAAAATTACCGCTTATTTCGGCGCTGCCGCCTGGTATAAGTTCCCTGATAACAGGAGCTGATTTTACCACTCCGTCAAGGACGATGGCAAGTCGCCGCCCTACATTATCGCCTGTTATATCCGCGAACATCCTGGTGCCTTCGTCATTAAAACTTATTGTTACTCTCGGCTCATTAAATTCTCCAAATTTTATTTGTACATCTTTCAGATATTTCCCGGTAATTGACGCCTTTTTGTTTATCAGGATCTTTTCATGGCTGACATTTCCTCTTTCATCTTTATGTTCTATTGTTAAAAGATCATCATATTCCGGTATCTGGTTATTTTTAACAGCGCTCTGTAAATCTGTCTGTTCATCTACAAGCTTGAATTCGAGCATGGCGGTTTTACCGATTAATTCTTTGGCCCTGTTCGGGTCTTTTATGCCGGGCAGTTCCACTATAATTTGATTTGTTCCCTGCCGCTGTATGATTGGTTCGGCAACCCCGAACTGGTCTATGCGGTTCCGGATAATTTCCTTGGCAACCTCAACCGCGTCATCGGCATTTGATCCTTCAGGAAGTTTTGATGTGTCAACCTCAAGGATGAGATGAATCCCTCCCTGGAGGTCAAGGCCGAGGTTTATGCTTTTTTTAGGCAGATATTTTCCTATAATTTCAGGAAAGGTTATGTTTGCCGTAGGCATGGCATATAATAATGCCGAAGCGATTATTAATATTGCTATATATAATTTTAATTTTTTCATGATTATAAAAATTAGTTATATATTCTACGAAAAATATTTAGTTATGTCAATAAGTTTTTGATTATTATTTGTAAATTTTATTTTTTTCTTGACGGAATAAACATACTTTAGTATAATAATAATCTTCGCAAGTAACAAATCTTAAAGAGGGATTTCTTAAAATATTAAATAAAATTTAAAAAATAATTTAAATCAGGTAGGGGGAAACATGAAAAATTTTTCTACTAAGATATTATTAATAATATTAGCTTTAGCAATAATTTTTCAATTTAAGAATTTAAGTTATGCCCAGAATATACCAGCCTGTTCTTCGTGTCACAATGTTCCGGGAGGGCAGTTTTCAGTCGCTCCCGTAGATTTAAATAATTGTAATATATGCCACGCAAATCTTATAGCAGGTACCTGTGACAGCGGCACGGTATCAACTCCTTACGGAAATTATAAAAGCAGCCCCCCGGACTCAAACGGCAATGTCCTTCATTCTGAACACGCGGGAATAAATAATCCGTCCGCAGACCCAAGCTGTCAAAACTGCCATATACAGACAGATTGCAATACATGTCATACAACTGTTAACCACAATGCCCATTTTAGCACAGACCCGTCTTATCTGCCGAGAAACTTGACTGTTGCCAACGGGACAAGCGTTTACAATAAGGATTTCAATTGCGCGAATTCATTATGTCATAACACTATTGCTAATTCTGTTGCGAATACAAGCAGGGTTCTCGCGATAGACAGCCAGACTTATGGAAGTATATCAATCGATGCCGGAGACAGCCCTAAAGGCATAGCGGTAAATAATAATACAAACCGGGTTTATATAACGAACTATAACAGTAATACTGTTACAGTAATAGATTCCGACACGAGCAGCATAAGTTTTAACCAGGCGATAGGAACAATTAGTGTGGGTAATAACCCTTATGATATTGCGGTAAATGTAAATACAAATATTATATATGTGACTAACACATCGGATAACACAGTTTCAATAATAGATGGTAGCTCAAATCTTGTAATTGCGGCAATTAATGTGGGGCTTTACCCGAGAGATATAGAAGTTAATTCAGCGACTAACGAGGTGTATGTGGCAAATTATGGAGGCGGTTATATTTCGGTAATAAATCCGGACATGGGTAACCAGGTTTCCAATATTTTTGTCACCGGCATAAAACCGCAAGGCATGTATGTTGACAGTGTTTCCAATAAGATTTATTTGGGCGTAATGGAAACGAACCCGGACCCACAGGTAAAAGTTTATAATATTCTGGTCATTGACGGCGGGACAAAATCTGTTACAGGCAATATTGCAAATACGGGGATCAGCAACGACATAGTTTTAAACGCGCCAGCCAATCGAATATATAGTGCGTCTGATGATAAAATAGTTGTAATTGACAGCAATAGCCTTGGGATAATGCAAAACATAAATATAAATAATAGTGTTATTACAAGTGTTGCGATTTATCCGGAAGCAGGGCGGCTCTATGCGGCGGTTAAAAATAGCGACAACAGTGAAACTCTTTATGTCTTGAACAGCATAAATGACAGCTATGATATAATTAACACAATCCAGTTGGTAAAAAACACACAAAAAGTAAGGGTAAATAATAATAACGGCTATATATATATTTCCGGAGGATTATCGACTATTGTGCCGGAAACAAACCCTTCATGTTTTAATTGCCATACGGATGTTTCAAAACATTCTCCTTCATATCATGACCCCAATCCGAGGCAGACAGAGAATGCTGTATGTAATTTATGTCATAACCAGACTAATTTGATTGATATTCATAGCGCATATAACTGGAGCTGTGTTTCATGCCATGTGGGGATGGGGCCAAATTACGGACAAACAGCTCTGACTGTAATAAACGTATACAAAACGATATCTAATCCAACTTACGCGGACAAGGCGGGATGCCAGGACTGTCACCCCAATGTAACAGGGACAAAGGGTGAGCCTATTTCCCTGCA encodes:
- a CDS encoding DUF362 domain-containing protein; amino-acid sequence: MNSPVYFASLKLKAEDNLFKKIERLYKSCRVSNCVSPKDFAAVKIHFGEKGNSSFIRSIFVRKIAELLKKDDSYPFLTDSNILYLASRSDAVNHLETSIANGFTYSTVGVPSIIADGLKGASYEEVTINQKHFKKALIGKEIAQADCIIALSHFKAHELSGFGGALKNIGMGSGSKGGKLAMHSDVRPKVKKDKCTLCKRCVSWCPGNAITLTQTNAQIDQSKCIGCGECLAICQSKAIQINWNPDTSVFQEKIVEYAYAVLYNKKHKSAFFNFILDVSPQCDCYPFSDSPIVPNIGILASLDPVAIDQASVDLVNKTQGLANTRLTNNILPGEDKFKGIYPHIDWNIQLDYAEKLGLGFRKYNLIEV
- the secD gene encoding protein translocase subunit SecD, which translates into the protein MKKLKLYIAILIIASALLYAMPTANITFPEIIGKYLPKKSINLGLDLQGGIHLILEVDTSKLPEGSNADDAVEVAKEIIRNRIDQFGVAEPIIQRQGTNQIIVELPGIKDPNRAKELIGKTAMLEFKLVDEQTDLQSAVKNNQIPEYDDLLTIEHKDERGNVSHEKILINKKASITGKYLKDVQIKFGEFNEPRVTISFNDEGTRMFADITGDNVGRRLAIVLDGVVKSAPVIRELIPGGSAEISGNFTMEEAADLSIVLRAGALPCPVIIGQEQTIGPSLGSDSIKSGILCGIVSLLTIWIFMLFYYKFSGVIANFALLINMIITIAIMSLFNATLTLPGIAGLILTFGMAVDANILVFERIREEIAQGKSVRSSIENGYKKAFITIFDANLTTIISAVFLFWFGTGSVKGFAVTLTIGLLSSMFTAVVLSKILQESNASRTQKISI
- the secF gene encoding protein translocase subunit SecF encodes the protein MNLFRNINFDFVKYRYTAITISLVIITAGIISMIIKGGLNLGVDFRGGVLMEIAFENNPDVAEVRSVLKTINLEESTIQQVLNRNSIIIRINKEKVAENAEGTVYEKVNKQITEAFENKFGKNKIRFERVEYVGPLVGKDLKSKAVLATIFSWLGIIIYLSFRFEFKYGLAAVLALIHDVLITLSFFSFLNKEFNLTVLAAILTLIGFSVNDTIVIFDRIREDIRLYPKDNYPSLVNRSINETLSRTILTTLTAIFSVVVLFLFGGPVIHDFAFALVIGFISGTYSTVYIAAPILIDWEKIFPRKK